The stretch of DNA CAAATGAAGGTCCCGGAAGTACTGCTACTATTGCTGGTAAATGGATGTGTAATACCGACTTTACTGTAGATGGTGTTTGCACCAATTTTACCGGTTGGGATTTTATTAACCATGGCTTACCCTATGGTGTAGAAATTAATCAAAAAGGTGAAGGTCAGTATTTTGACCTAGCGCAGTTCAGTGGTTATAAATTATTTGATATTGCATACGATAAAGAGTCTGGCACAATTGCCATGATTCAAACAAACCCACCTTATAAAGCCGTTTATGCAGGAAAAGTTGTCGAAAACAGAATCAAGGGTACTTGGTACGATGGCAGCGGAAATCAAGGTGACTTTGAATGGATTAAGAAGTAGCCTGAATTACACCAAAATTCATAAAAAAACGTCCTTGTAGAGTCATTACAAGGACGTTTTTTTATTATCCCTGCATTTCTCCCCAAAAGATTTGTTTTTGTTTTAATATATTAGAGTTTACAAAGGACATTCTACCCAAAAACTTAAGGAAACAGACAGTTTATCACTACGACCAATTTTCTTGTAAAATCAATACTACTAATTATGGAGTCAAAAAATAAGATTGCAAGAATTGCCGGACTACTTTATCTGATCGTTGTACTTGCCGGCATATTCAGCTTAATGTATGTTCCATCTAAGGTTATTGTCTGGAACGATCCGTCAGCAACTTATACCAATATTTTAAATTCTGAATCTCTCTTCAGATTAGGTATTGTGGCTGGTGTAATTTGTTATACAGCTTTTCTGGTTTTACCCCTTGTACTTTATAAATTACTTAGTTCGGTTAATAAAACCTATGCTGTAGCAATGGTGGTACTGGCTATAATAAGCGTACCATTATCGTTAGTAAATCTATTGAATAAGGTGAACATCTTGACTCTAATTCGAAGGGCTGATTACATGAAAGTATTTGACACTAGCAAAATACAAGCAGAAGTATTACTCTATCTGGATTTCTACAACAATGGACTTAAAATCACCTCCATATTCTGGGGTCTTTGGCTACTTCCCTTTGGTTATTTGGTATTCAAATCAGGTTTTCTGCCTAAAATAATAGGCATTTTATTGATGGTGGGTTGTTTCGGCTATTTGATAAATTTCTTAGGTGGATTTCTATTTCAACATTATAAGGATCTCGGAATTTCTACTTTTATTTCA from Solitalea canadensis DSM 3403 encodes:
- a CDS encoding DUF4386 domain-containing protein translates to MESKNKIARIAGLLYLIVVLAGIFSLMYVPSKVIVWNDPSATYTNILNSESLFRLGIVAGVICYTAFLVLPLVLYKLLSSVNKTYAVAMVVLAIISVPLSLVNLLNKVNILTLIRRADYMKVFDTSKIQAEVLLYLDFYNNGLKITSIFWGLWLLPFGYLVFKSGFLPKIIGILLMVGCFGYLINFLGGFLFQHYKDLGISTFISLPATIGEIGICFWLLIIGIKHKKEPQVSVNSLPTL